TGATTTTATTTTACAAACCTATGATAGGACAATTGGATATTTGGAGAAGAGTCCAAATTCTGCTAATGAAGCTACACATTTCTTTTCTGTAATATTGAAACCATCTGAAATTGGAAAATCTAAACCGGGAGAAATTGAAAAGGCAAATGATGATTCTTGGGTTGATTCATTGGGAACAATGCGAGCTTTTATTGGGAAAGTTAGAAATGGAAATGGAATTGATTATAGTTCTGATTTGTTTGTTGCTGATATTCCACTTGATGTTGATATTACATCTTCATTTTCCGGAAATAAATTTGAATATCCAAATCCCGCTAAAGGAATAAAAATTAGACGGTTAACAAATGGAATGAAAGCAAGTGGAATTGTTAGAGGTTCCTTTGATGGAAAATCAATTGCTTTTACTGCGCTTGATGAAAATAGTATAAAACAGCTCTTTATAATAAAAGCTGATGGATCTCAAATTGTACCAAAAAAAGTTACAAATTTTAATTCTGATGTAAACAATATTAGATGGCATGCAAATAACAATTGGATTTTTTTCATTAGTAATGGAAATATTTTTGCTGCAAATGTGGACTTGGAAAATTCTGGATTAACAATTCAATTTACAAATGATAATTTAGAACGAAGCCAGCTTGTTGTATCTAATGATGGGAAATTACTTGCATATGTAATTCCTACTGAAACAAAAGATAAAAAATCTAAAGTAATTAAAGATGCTGTTGGTAGGGACTTTATGCAAATTTTTATTATGCAAATAAATTGGGATGAAATTAATTCTCAATAATATAATCTCTAGAGTATTTTTGAATTTATCAAAAGGTTTATATGAAAATATATTTTTGGGGAATATTAGTTTTAATAATGCAATTCACACAATCCTTTTCGCAAAAAATAAATTTAATCAATTCAAATATTATAATTTCTAAGGATGTAGAGATAAAAATCAATAATACAATTCAGAAAATTTTAACTGACGAAATTTCAAAAAGGGCATATACTTCGTTAAAGTTTGTTAATAATTGGGAATCTTCACAGAACTATATTGTTATTGGTTATGTAAATTCAAAAAAGATTTTTGGAAAAGAAATTCCTAATAGTAAAATGGAAAACAATTCTGATCAAAACCCGGAAGGTTTCAGAATTCAATATACATCAGAAAAAAATAAAAATATATTTTGGATTTTAGGTGCAGATAATAGAGGGATATTATTTGGAATTGGGGAATTTTTACGTAGGGCAGAATTTAATAAAAATGAAATTTTAATTGATGAGAATTTAGAAATTATTTCATCTCCAATGTTTTCTATAAGAGGACATCAACTTGGATACAGAAATACTGCAAATTCTTATGATGCATGGACAGTTTCTCAATATGAACAATACATTAGAGATTTAGTAATATTCGGTACAAATGCGATTGAAAATATTCCACTTGGTAATAACGGAGATGAAAGTCCGCATTTTAAAATCCCACGAAAAGAAATGAATATTGAATTAAGTAAGATTTGTGATAATTACGATATTGATTACTGGGTTTGGATTCCAGCAACTGTTGATTTATCAAACGACTCACTATTTAATGCTGAAGTAGAAAAACATGAAGCATATTATAAAGAAACTCCTCGAATTAATGATGTATTTATTCCCGGAGGAGATCCAGGGCATAACCATCCAAAATTTGTTTTACCGTTTCTAAAACAATTATACTCAAAATTAATTGTGTATCATCCAAATGCCGGCATTTGGCTTTCGCTGCAAGGATTTAGTGAAGAGCAAATTGATTACTTCTATAAAAATCTAAATGATGAAAAACCAAAATGGTTAAAAGGGATTGTTTCTGGTCCAAGCAGCCCGCCAATTGCAGAAACAAGATTTCGTTTGCCGCAACAATATTTACATCGTCAATATCCGGATATTACACACAATATAAGATGCGAATACCCGGTTCAAAATTTTGATCAAGCTTATGCTTTAACAATTGGTAGGGAAGGTATAAATCCGCGTCCAGATTATTATTCAAAGATTCATGCTGAATATGCAAATTTTACGGATGGATTTGTTTCATATTCCGATGGGTGTCATGATGATGTAAATAAAATAATTTGGAGTCAATGTGGTTGGAACTTAAATAAAAGAGTTAGAGATATTTTAATTGAATATTGTAAATATTTTTTCGGAAATAAAGTTGCAGTAAATTCAGCAGAAGGAATTCTAGCTCTTGAAAAAAATTGGAATGGACCTTTGAAATTAAATGGCAGCGTCGAAACAACATATTCATTTTGGAAAGATTTAGAAGTTCAAAATCCCAAACTAAAAACAAATTGGCGATGGCTTATGCTACAGCTTAGAGCAAGTTATGATGCATATGTTAGAAAAAGATCGATTTATGAAAAACAACTTGAATATGATGCAAATTTTATTCTTTCTGAAATTAATAATTCCAATATCAATTATACAATGCAAAGAGCTTTATCAAAAATATTTGAAGCTGAAACAAAACCAATTGAACTTAAATTAAAATTGGAAATTGAAAATTATTGTGAAGATTTGTTCAAACAAATT
The nucleotide sequence above comes from Ignavibacteriota bacterium. Encoded proteins:
- a CDS encoding DUF3748 domain-containing protein, whose product is MQNNNEIIFLPMVEKQLTNSSKNHALDNNDNFSPDGNYLCYDTRATIYNENLANCKSIEKVEIATGVETILWQPENITGENAAPGIAAVSYHPKENKVIFIHGPFLSEVKHRGYYNIRNRNGVEVDGNGKGILTKVDFRDILNSETTHGAHRGGTHRHEYSRTGNRIGFTYDDFILQTYDRTIGYLEKSPNSANEATHFFSVILKPSEIGKSKPGEIEKANDDSWVDSLGTMRAFIGKVRNGNGIDYSSDLFVADIPLDVDITSSFSGNKFEYPNPAKGIKIRRLTNGMKASGIVRGSFDGKSIAFTALDENSIKQLFIIKADGSQIVPKKVTNFNSDVNNIRWHANNNWIFFISNGNIFAANVDLENSGLTIQFTNDNLERSQLVVSNDGKLLAYVIPTETKDKKSKVIKDAVGRDFMQIFIMQINWDEINSQ